From Chromohalobacter canadensis, one genomic window encodes:
- the fliI gene encoding flagellar protein export ATPase FliI encodes MTETHLADTHNETSHGAHWQRALGKVAQRIEGLDSRRPHGKIVRATGLVLEATGLRLPLGSACLVELAQHGHTDYAEAEVVGFAGDRLFLMPLGDTQGLVPGARVLTLGSNQRDAASARRFPLGDALLGRVLDGNGRALDGKGSLENAPHAPLSTRPINPLDRAPINSVIDVGIRAINGLLSVGRGQRMGLFAGSGVGKSVLLGMMSRYTQADVIVVGLIGERGREVKEFIENILGAEGRERAVVVAAPADVSPLQRLQGASYATRIAEGFRDEGRNVLLIMDSLTRYAMAMREIALAVGEPPATKGYPPSVFARLPGLVERAGNGKPGGGSITAFYTVLTEGDDQQDPIADAARAILDGHVVLSRDLAESGHYPAIDIEASISRAMTEITEGAHQRRAKRFKQLFSRYQRNRDLISVGAYAAGHDPQLDRAVALYPRLEGFLQQGIYEQANVTATLDALASLFPETR; translated from the coding sequence ATGACTGAGACGCACCTTGCCGACACGCACAACGAAACCTCTCATGGCGCCCATTGGCAGCGCGCCCTGGGCAAGGTCGCGCAGCGTATCGAGGGGCTGGATTCACGCCGCCCCCACGGCAAGATCGTGCGTGCCACCGGCCTGGTGCTGGAAGCGACCGGCCTGCGCCTGCCTCTGGGCAGCGCTTGCCTGGTGGAACTCGCCCAGCATGGGCATACCGACTATGCCGAAGCCGAAGTGGTCGGCTTCGCCGGTGATCGGCTGTTTCTCATGCCGCTTGGCGACACCCAAGGCTTGGTGCCGGGGGCACGAGTGCTGACGCTGGGCAGCAACCAGCGCGATGCCGCCAGCGCGCGCCGTTTCCCCCTCGGCGATGCACTCCTCGGACGCGTACTGGACGGCAACGGTCGCGCGCTCGACGGCAAGGGCTCACTGGAGAACGCGCCCCACGCGCCCTTGAGCACGCGGCCCATCAATCCGCTTGACCGTGCCCCCATCAACTCCGTCATCGATGTCGGTATTCGCGCCATCAACGGCCTGTTGAGCGTCGGCCGCGGTCAGCGCATGGGGCTTTTCGCAGGCTCCGGGGTCGGCAAGAGTGTGCTGCTCGGCATGATGTCGCGCTACACCCAGGCCGATGTCATCGTCGTCGGCCTGATCGGTGAACGTGGCCGCGAGGTCAAGGAATTCATCGAGAACATCCTGGGCGCCGAGGGGCGCGAACGCGCCGTGGTCGTCGCCGCGCCTGCCGACGTCTCGCCATTACAGCGCTTGCAAGGCGCCTCCTACGCCACGCGCATCGCTGAAGGCTTCCGCGACGAAGGGCGTAATGTCCTGTTGATCATGGACTCCCTGACACGCTACGCCATGGCCATGCGCGAGATCGCCCTGGCCGTGGGCGAACCGCCCGCCACCAAAGGGTATCCGCCGTCTGTCTTCGCGCGTCTACCAGGGCTCGTCGAGCGTGCTGGCAACGGTAAACCTGGCGGCGGGTCGATCACCGCCTTCTATACCGTGCTGACCGAAGGTGACGACCAACAGGACCCCATCGCCGATGCCGCGCGTGCCATCCTCGATGGCCACGTCGTGCTCTCGCGGGACCTGGCGGAGAGCGGGCACTACCCCGCCATCGATATCGAAGCCTCAATCAGCCGCGCGATGACCGAGATCACCGAGGGCGCTCACCAGCGCCGGGCGAAACGCTTCAAGCAGCTTTTCTCACGTTATCAACGCAATCGCGACCTGATCAGCGTCGGTGCTTACGCCGCGGGACACGACCCGCAGCTCGACCGTGCCGTCGCCCTTTATCCGCGTCTCGAGGGTTTCCTCCAGCAGGGAATCTACGAACAAGCCAATGTCACCGCGACCTTGGACGCTCTGGCATCGCTATTTCCGGAGACGCGCTGA
- the fliJ gene encoding flagellar export protein FliJ has protein sequence MNARSPLSTLKELAQETCDQAAQSVGHSRRSLQETQQRLDQLLNYRHEYRQRLDESMEKGIEPANWHNYQQFLASLDQAIASQRKVLNDQQRQLDRQQQAWQGERRKLNTYDTLVSRREQVEQTRATRREQQLFDEMSARMSRQQENDRGLDVTSTNTTHSNNRF, from the coding sequence ATGAACGCACGCTCACCGCTCTCCACACTCAAGGAACTGGCGCAGGAAACCTGCGATCAGGCAGCGCAGTCTGTAGGGCATTCCCGTCGCAGCCTACAGGAAACGCAGCAGCGCCTGGATCAGCTCTTGAACTATCGGCACGAGTACCGTCAGCGCCTCGACGAAAGCATGGAAAAGGGCATCGAGCCCGCCAACTGGCACAATTACCAGCAATTTCTGGCCTCCCTCGACCAGGCCATCGCCAGTCAGCGCAAGGTGCTCAACGACCAGCAACGCCAGCTCGATCGCCAGCAACAAGCGTGGCAAGGTGAGCGTCGCAAGCTCAATACTTACGATACATTGGTGTCACGCCGCGAACAGGTCGAACAGACACGCGCTACGCGGCGTGAACAACAGCTCTTCGATGAGATGTCGGCGCGCATGTCGCGTCAGCAGGAAAACGACCGTGGCCTTGATGTCACCTCGACGAACACCACGCATTCCAATAACCGCTTTTGA
- a CDS encoding flagellar hook-length control protein FliK, translating to MDIALLTNLQGSNQASATNLGNAGETRSGKNADNSASPFASLLGKARGGSDAKSDVATQLLSKDTASQDGSSSDLIAALNELMQNSDDAKLLSDWLESGDASQLEALTQRLGEIQQALGGDDANFADDAMAALLAAQLPTNAAATGTGQAQGSAGMLASQGGDLSLNDIQQRMLLIQQSASGMQDSAGDALSRQDLMARLTNAATNTGKGQDTQSLAQLMQNAQSASGQTSSQGNGQVSPTAAFSATMVQQAQTVADAQRGDTLTAQQGLDRQGSDSSLFTNLGQNATSGNATASAAANASAAASAAGASATATLTPQVGMAEWGQSLGQQVVRMAQRGDQQVELRLHPAELGPLSVSLKMGDQQQANLQFFSAHGAVRHALEAAIPQLREALADSGIALGETSVGEQDQFQQQSGEQQGQPGSRGDAPAGLFAAGDANAEMPSLTETPLQYIASSGISLYA from the coding sequence ATGGATATTGCCCTGCTCACCAACCTTCAAGGCAGTAATCAAGCCTCCGCGACCAACCTCGGCAACGCGGGCGAGACGCGTAGTGGCAAGAATGCCGACAACAGCGCCTCACCGTTCGCCAGTCTCTTGGGCAAGGCCCGTGGCGGCTCGGATGCCAAAAGCGATGTCGCCACCCAGTTGCTGTCCAAGGACACCGCAAGCCAGGACGGTAGCAGTAGCGATCTCATCGCAGCGCTCAACGAGCTGATGCAAAACAGCGATGACGCCAAGCTGCTCAGCGACTGGCTCGAAAGCGGTGATGCAAGCCAGCTCGAGGCGCTCACTCAACGCCTGGGAGAAATACAGCAAGCGTTGGGCGGCGATGATGCGAACTTCGCCGATGACGCTATGGCGGCACTACTCGCCGCGCAGCTGCCGACGAACGCTGCGGCCACTGGCACTGGCCAAGCACAGGGCAGTGCCGGCATGCTTGCCAGCCAAGGTGGCGATCTTTCACTCAACGACATCCAGCAGCGCATGCTGCTCATTCAGCAATCCGCCAGCGGCATGCAGGACAGTGCGGGCGATGCCCTCTCGCGCCAGGACCTCATGGCCCGGCTAACCAACGCCGCCACGAATACAGGTAAGGGCCAGGACACTCAGTCCCTCGCCCAACTGATGCAGAATGCACAGAGCGCATCGGGCCAAACCTCGTCACAAGGCAACGGCCAGGTCTCCCCGACGGCAGCCTTCAGTGCCACTATGGTGCAACAGGCTCAGACCGTCGCCGATGCACAACGTGGCGACACACTGACCGCCCAGCAGGGACTGGACCGACAAGGCAGTGACTCATCGCTGTTCACCAATCTAGGCCAAAACGCCACCTCAGGTAATGCCACCGCCAGTGCCGCCGCCAATGCCAGTGCTGCAGCCAGCGCCGCCGGCGCATCCGCCACTGCAACACTCACGCCTCAGGTCGGTATGGCCGAATGGGGACAGTCGCTCGGCCAGCAGGTAGTCCGCATGGCGCAGCGCGGTGACCAACAGGTCGAATTGCGGTTGCACCCCGCCGAGCTAGGTCCATTGAGCGTCTCGCTCAAGATGGGCGATCAGCAGCAAGCCAACCTGCAGTTCTTCTCCGCTCACGGTGCCGTACGTCACGCCCTTGAAGCAGCGATCCCGCAATTGCGCGAAGCCCTCGCCGATAGCGGCATCGCCCTGGGTGAGACCTCCGTCGGTGAGCAAGACCAGTTCCAGCAGCAATCCGGTGAGCAGCAAGGGCAACCCGGCTCTCGAGGTGACGCCCCAGCCGGGCTGTTCGCTGCCGGTGACGCGAACGCTGAAATGCCGAGTCTAACCGAGACGCCACTGCAATATATCGCGTCTTCTGGCATTAGCCTTTATGCCTGA
- the fliL gene encoding flagellar basal body-associated protein FliL, with protein sequence MAKTKNRGKSLWLIGLLIVLFSVGSSIGVYLLMDSRQEASANEEPSEPEEAPAPIFVKIEPFTVNLQDDEYSERLLYVGLSLKVGDDKTKEILKQYMPEVRSRLLMLLSSQEAGALVKPEGKQRLANQILTLFDEPLAEPQPPLDVTGVLFSEFIVQ encoded by the coding sequence ATGGCCAAAACCAAAAACCGTGGCAAGTCTCTATGGCTAATAGGACTCCTGATTGTCCTGTTCTCGGTCGGCAGCTCCATTGGCGTCTACCTGCTCATGGACTCGCGCCAGGAAGCATCGGCCAACGAGGAGCCGAGCGAGCCCGAGGAGGCGCCAGCGCCGATTTTCGTCAAGATCGAACCGTTCACGGTCAACTTGCAGGACGACGAATACAGCGAACGCCTACTCTATGTCGGGCTCTCCTTGAAGGTGGGTGACGACAAGACGAAAGAGATCCTCAAGCAATATATGCCGGAGGTACGCAGTCGCTTGCTGATGCTACTTTCCAGCCAAGAGGCCGGGGCTCTCGTCAAGCCCGAAGGCAAGCAACGCCTTGCCAATCAGATTCTGACGCTGTTCGACGAACCGTTGGCCGAGCCGCAGCCGCCCTTGGACGTCACCGGCGTGCTATTTTCCGAATTCATTGTGCAATAA
- the fliM gene encoding flagellar motor switch protein FliM: MSQDDLLSQEEIDALLKGVSGDEDSAKEEDASRKGKVRPFDPAKQHRIIRERLHALDIINERFARQFRVALFNLMRRSADITVESVRYQSYSEFSRNLPVPTNLNLITMKPLRGSALVVFPPSLVFMVVDNLFGGDGRFLTKSEGREFTRTEQRIIHRMLKMALDGYSESWKSVYPLDIEYTRSELQVKFANITNSPNEIVVNSTFHVEVGNLSSEFNICIPYSMIEPIRDTLASPLHDTHPDEEQQWEARMAHEIRHSDVELTANFVDIPLRLRDITQLSVGDIIPIELPEEVNVSVDGIPVMTCDYGSQKSQRALRVRHLIEHGSSQVAAKDPKDD; this comes from the coding sequence ATGTCCCAAGACGATCTGCTCTCACAGGAAGAGATCGACGCGCTCCTAAAGGGCGTGAGCGGTGACGAGGATAGCGCGAAGGAAGAAGATGCTTCGCGCAAGGGGAAGGTGCGTCCGTTCGATCCCGCCAAGCAGCATCGCATTATACGCGAGCGGCTCCATGCGCTGGACATCATCAACGAACGCTTTGCCCGCCAGTTCCGCGTGGCGCTTTTCAACCTGATGCGGCGTAGCGCCGATATCACGGTGGAAAGCGTTCGCTATCAAAGCTATAGCGAGTTCTCGCGTAACCTCCCGGTGCCCACCAACCTCAACCTGATCACCATGAAACCATTGCGTGGCTCGGCGCTGGTGGTATTTCCGCCCAGCCTGGTCTTCATGGTGGTCGACAATTTGTTCGGCGGTGACGGACGCTTCCTCACCAAATCCGAGGGACGTGAGTTCACGCGCACTGAACAGCGCATCATCCACCGCATGCTCAAGATGGCGCTGGATGGCTACAGCGAATCGTGGAAATCGGTTTATCCCCTGGATATCGAATACACACGTTCGGAACTGCAGGTGAAGTTCGCCAACATCACCAACTCGCCCAACGAGATCGTCGTCAACAGCACCTTCCACGTCGAGGTCGGCAATCTCTCCAGCGAGTTCAACATCTGCATTCCCTACTCGATGATCGAGCCGATCCGCGACACGCTTGCCAGCCCTCTGCACGACACGCATCCCGACGAGGAGCAGCAGTGGGAGGCGCGTATGGCCCACGAGATTCGCCACTCGGACGTGGAGCTGACCGCTAATTTCGTCGACATTCCCTTGCGTCTGCGGGATATCACTCAGCTGTCGGTGGGCGACATCATCCCCATCGAACTGCCCGAGGAAGTGAATGTCAGCGTCGACGGTATTCCCGTGATGACGTGCGATTACGGCAGCCAAAAATCCCAACGCGCCCTGCGCGTTCGGCACCTCATCGAACACGGCTCGAGCCAAGTTGCAGCGAAGGATCCGAAAGATGACTGA
- the fliN gene encoding flagellar motor switch protein FliN — protein sequence MTDSKNPDQKGTEDEWADAMAEQGASKDTDESTADAMAEQDVSKDTDEGTADAEEDLWAAAMAEQESTEAEESTKDTSSESASRAQNADHEVFKQLDEGAAGTTPRDLELIMDIPVKLSVELGRTRITIKQLLELAQGSVIELDGLAGEPMDILINGYLIAQGEVVVVDDKYGIRITEIITPSERVKKLNK from the coding sequence ATGACTGATTCCAAGAACCCCGATCAGAAAGGCACCGAGGACGAGTGGGCCGACGCCATGGCAGAGCAAGGTGCGTCCAAGGACACTGATGAAAGCACCGCCGACGCCATGGCGGAGCAAGATGTGTCCAAGGACACCGATGAAGGCACAGCTGACGCGGAAGAAGACCTGTGGGCAGCGGCAATGGCCGAGCAGGAGTCGACCGAGGCAGAAGAAAGCACTAAAGACACCTCGAGCGAAAGCGCGTCACGGGCGCAAAACGCCGATCATGAAGTGTTCAAGCAGCTCGACGAGGGGGCAGCCGGCACGACTCCGCGCGATCTCGAGCTGATCATGGATATCCCGGTCAAGCTCAGCGTAGAGCTGGGACGCACGCGCATCACCATCAAACAGTTGCTCGAGCTCGCCCAAGGCTCGGTGATCGAACTGGATGGCCTGGCCGGCGAACCCATGGACATTCTCATCAACGGCTACCTGATCGCGCAGGGGGAAGTCGTGGTCGTGGATGACAAGTACGGCATCCGCATCACCGAAATCATCACCCCCTCGGAACGCGTCAAAAAGCTGAACAAATGA
- the fliO gene encoding flagellar biosynthetic protein FliO, with translation MSVTDSAREAAVSLDGGGDAAIGMAWIGKTTLSLALIVAIILLCAWLLRRLTPGRLRASQHVKVVSNTAIGQRERVTVVEIDGRWLVLGVGGNQVTLLKDMPAAEASDTPEPASPTPLSGSFAQRFRQALAQNIGRKSPDSPSSRSQDAATADKESDR, from the coding sequence ATGAGTGTCACCGACAGCGCACGCGAGGCGGCCGTCTCGCTCGATGGTGGCGGCGACGCCGCAATAGGGATGGCCTGGATAGGCAAGACCACCCTCTCGTTGGCGTTGATCGTCGCCATCATACTGCTGTGTGCCTGGCTGCTGCGCCGACTGACACCGGGACGCCTGCGCGCGTCCCAACACGTCAAGGTGGTGTCCAATACCGCTATCGGCCAACGCGAGCGCGTCACCGTCGTCGAGATCGACGGGCGCTGGCTGGTACTCGGGGTCGGCGGCAACCAAGTCACATTGCTCAAGGATATGCCGGCCGCCGAGGCGAGTGACACGCCGGAACCGGCGTCCCCGACACCGCTTAGCGGCAGCTTCGCCCAGCGCTTTCGCCAGGCGCTAGCGCAGAATATCGGACGCAAATCTCCAGACTCACCCTCCTCGCGATCTCAGGATGCCGCTACTGCGGACAAGGAATCCGATCGATGA
- the fliP gene encoding flagellar type III secretion system pore protein FliP (The bacterial flagellar biogenesis protein FliP forms a type III secretion system (T3SS)-type pore required for flagellar assembly.), which produces MLRRGLALLLLAWPTLGWGQEIPGLVTEPTGDGGQQWSLSLQTLLFLSSLAFLPALLLGMTCFTRIIIVLSLLRTAIGTQSTPPNQVLLGLALFMTFFIMSPVLDRVHEQAWVPFSEDQISLEQAMEQGSQPFREFMFAQTRETDLALFARMADAGEMQGPEDVPMSLLVPAFMTSELKTAFQIGFSIFIPFLIIDLVVASVLMALGMMMVPPATISLPFKLMLFVLVDGWNLLIGSLAESFYM; this is translated from the coding sequence ATGCTGCGTCGTGGCCTGGCATTGCTGTTGCTGGCCTGGCCAACGCTGGGCTGGGGGCAGGAAATCCCGGGTCTTGTCACCGAGCCCACGGGAGACGGCGGTCAGCAATGGTCGTTGAGCCTGCAGACACTACTGTTTCTCAGTTCGCTGGCCTTCCTGCCGGCGCTGCTGCTCGGCATGACGTGCTTTACCCGCATCATCATCGTGCTGAGCTTGCTGCGTACCGCCATCGGCACCCAGTCGACGCCACCCAACCAGGTATTGCTGGGCTTGGCGTTGTTCATGACATTTTTCATCATGTCACCGGTGCTGGATCGCGTGCATGAGCAGGCGTGGGTGCCTTTCTCCGAGGACCAGATCAGCCTCGAACAAGCCATGGAGCAAGGCAGCCAACCTTTTCGCGAGTTCATGTTCGCCCAGACCCGGGAAACAGACCTTGCGCTCTTCGCACGCATGGCCGATGCCGGTGAAATGCAGGGTCCCGAGGATGTCCCGATGAGCCTGCTGGTACCAGCCTTCATGACCAGCGAGCTCAAGACTGCATTTCAGATCGGTTTCAGTATCTTCATTCCGTTTCTGATCATCGACTTGGTGGTCGCCAGTGTGCTGATGGCACTCGGTATGATGATGGTGCCACCAGCGACGATTTCCCTGCCCTTCAAGCTCATGCTATTCGTGCTCGTCGACGGCTGGAATTTGCTCATCGGTTCGCTGGCCGAAAGTTTCTATATGTAG
- the fliQ gene encoding flagellar biosynthesis protein FliQ: MTPEMVMGLAYQGMKVTLMLAAPLLITALLIGLLVSLFQAATQINEMTLTFIPKILGVFAALVVAGPWLIQTIVDFTRELFQNLPTMVS, from the coding sequence ATGACACCCGAAATGGTCATGGGGCTGGCGTATCAGGGCATGAAAGTGACACTGATGCTCGCCGCCCCCCTACTCATTACGGCCTTGCTGATCGGTCTGCTGGTCAGCTTGTTCCAAGCGGCTACGCAGATCAACGAGATGACGTTGACCTTCATCCCCAAGATACTGGGCGTTTTCGCCGCCTTGGTCGTGGCAGGCCCGTGGCTGATTCAAACCATCGTCGACTTTACCCGCGAGTTGTTTCAGAACCTACCCACGATGGTTAGCTAG
- the fliR gene encoding flagellar biosynthetic protein FliR, with amino-acid sequence MIQVTFDQLHGWLTLFFWPFVRILAFLAATPIWNQNGVPRQVSIILGALLAVVIAPTLPPMPDTPIFSVSSLGILMQEMLIGIAMGMVLRVTIAVVQAAGEFIGLQMGLAFATFFTPGVGNSMVLSRIFQMITLLMFLALNGHLMTLEILANSFQTLPIGGPRVDGSAGELIAYWGGEIFKSGVLLALPLIVSLLIINLTLGVLNRASPQLSIFSIGFPMTLTTGLVLMMTLMPDLLRFLEIIFSDSLHMMQEVVQRLAGG; translated from the coding sequence ATGATTCAGGTAACGTTCGACCAATTGCATGGATGGCTGACGCTGTTCTTTTGGCCGTTCGTGCGCATCCTGGCGTTCCTCGCGGCGACGCCGATATGGAACCAGAACGGCGTACCGCGCCAGGTGTCGATCATACTGGGAGCACTGCTGGCGGTCGTCATCGCACCGACGCTGCCCCCCATGCCCGACACCCCGATCTTTTCGGTGTCGTCGCTCGGCATTCTCATGCAGGAAATGCTGATCGGGATCGCCATGGGGATGGTTCTGCGCGTGACCATAGCGGTGGTACAAGCCGCCGGTGAATTCATTGGTCTGCAAATGGGTCTGGCTTTTGCCACCTTCTTCACGCCGGGCGTAGGCAACAGCATGGTGCTGTCGCGCATCTTCCAGATGATCACCCTGCTCATGTTCCTGGCGCTCAACGGGCATTTGATGACGCTGGAGATACTCGCCAATTCCTTCCAGACCCTACCGATCGGTGGCCCCAGGGTGGATGGTAGCGCCGGCGAGCTCATCGCCTACTGGGGGGGTGAAATTTTCAAATCCGGCGTGCTGCTGGCATTGCCCTTGATCGTCTCGCTACTGATCATCAACCTGACACTTGGCGTACTCAACCGCGCCTCGCCGCAGTTGTCGATCTTCTCGATAGGCTTCCCCATGACCCTGACCACCGGCCTCGTGCTGATGATGACGCTAATGCCGGACCTACTGCGCTTTCTGGAGATCATCTTCAGCGACAGCCTGCATATGATGCAGGAAGTGGTGCAGCGCCTAGCGGGTGGCTAG
- the flgL gene encoding flagellar hook-associated protein FlgL, with the protein MRISTVTMYEQGVSAMNRQQADFTQVGQQIASGKSVVNPSDDPRAASRAVGVSQSLAVNEQQESSRTSARNSLGQEESVLNSVSDAIGSAKSMVVQAGNGTLSDADRESLASDLEGTYETLVGLGNTTDGNGTYLFSGYQDNAKAFSRTDAGDNVDTIGYEGDQGVKQQKIDSERSMKTSDTGSDVFMKFSSGSEYIAEAGEGNTGSMTFSGPDVRDATAGGYGDAYEIEFTENGAGDLEYTATNTNTGDSVTAEYTDGETIEFGGLAMTMEGEPADGDSLSVTQGGDMDEQQASLFKTIGDTINALRQPVETDADQAALDNTLSTASRKLDASLDNVLTTRASVGARMNELDALDDVGGNREIAYEQTRSDLVDLDYNSAISDYMLSQVGLQASQKSFADIQQMSLFQYLN; encoded by the coding sequence ATGCGTATCAGCACCGTGACGATGTACGAGCAAGGCGTTTCGGCGATGAACCGTCAGCAAGCCGATTTCACGCAGGTCGGTCAGCAGATCGCCTCTGGGAAAAGTGTGGTGAATCCTTCCGACGACCCGCGCGCCGCTTCGCGGGCGGTGGGGGTGTCGCAGTCTTTGGCCGTTAATGAGCAGCAGGAAAGTAGTCGAACGAGTGCGCGTAACTCTCTTGGCCAAGAGGAGAGCGTCCTGAATAGCGTCAGCGATGCCATCGGTTCGGCCAAGTCAATGGTCGTGCAGGCCGGTAACGGTACCTTGAGCGACGCCGACCGCGAGTCGCTGGCCTCCGATCTCGAGGGGACTTATGAAACGCTGGTCGGGCTAGGCAATACGACCGATGGTAATGGCACCTACCTGTTCAGCGGTTATCAGGACAACGCCAAGGCCTTCTCGCGCACCGATGCCGGCGACAACGTCGATACCATCGGTTACGAAGGCGATCAGGGCGTCAAGCAGCAGAAGATCGATTCCGAACGCTCGATGAAAACTAGCGATACAGGCTCCGACGTGTTCATGAAATTCTCGTCGGGCAGCGAATATATCGCCGAAGCCGGTGAAGGCAATACGGGGAGCATGACCTTCTCAGGGCCGGATGTTCGCGATGCCACTGCCGGCGGTTACGGTGATGCCTACGAAATCGAGTTCACTGAAAATGGCGCAGGTGATCTTGAATATACCGCTACCAATACCAACACCGGTGACTCAGTAACGGCTGAGTACACTGACGGTGAGACCATTGAGTTCGGTGGCCTGGCAATGACGATGGAAGGCGAGCCGGCCGACGGCGATTCGCTGAGTGTCACGCAGGGTGGCGATATGGATGAGCAGCAGGCCAGCCTGTTCAAGACCATCGGTGACACCATCAATGCTCTGCGTCAGCCCGTCGAGACCGACGCCGATCAGGCGGCACTGGACAACACTTTGTCCACTGCGAGCCGCAAGCTGGATGCCTCGCTGGATAACGTGCTGACCACGCGGGCCTCGGTCGGCGCGCGCATGAACGAGTTGGACGCCCTGGACGACGTCGGCGGCAACCGCGAGATTGCCTACGAGCAGACGCGCTCCGATCTGGTCGACCTGGATTACAATTCGGCGATCTCCGATTATATGCTAAGCCAGGTAGGGCTGCAGGCGTCACAGAAATCGTTCGCCGATATTCAGCAGATGTCCTTGTTCCAGTATCTCAACTAG